One Chlorobaculum limnaeum genomic window carries:
- a CDS encoding ABC transporter ATP-binding protein, translating to MNIYLRLLKYLAPSKSRIVIVFFVSILTSLFSVISIYSVLPLLNAVFSGSQPQQTSTNAPGVRLPDVPKLQSAKTTAMPVNTEVVFPDNLTDTKALKTWATAKFQQLFEAGSREETLLRICLFLIAAFFLKNLFSYLNGQLIFRIQTRTAKNLRDDVFGSIVEMQIDYFNQNRVGTLMNYVHNEVSSVNAMISSTFVNLLQNPFSMLVYVVVLLVLSWKLTLFAIVTSLLIFGIMRAIGIRIKSMARRLRDVMGNMNSVLQEKFSGIKVIKSSAFEDVELSRFKQFTRDYRKLDIRINRLKNIIGPLNETLLIAAVAMVLWYGGLQVFAGKMTSTELLLFAFTLYSIMGPFKTFSSMSTQIHIGMASAEKLFELLDTRPDIINGTRNIDGFSHSIRFEEVSFRYRKEPEAPFVLDKVSFEIRKGEMVALVGQSGSGKSTAVDLLLRFYDVESGRITIDGIDIREYDYKQLRQIIGVVSQEVILFNDSIEQNIAYGIRNGIDHERIERAARLANAHNFIMDKPEGYKTQVGDRGIQLSGGQRQRLAIARAMVRNPELLIFDEATSALDNESEKVVQDAINHAMENRTALVVAHRLSTVRNADRIIVMERGRVIESGSHKELLEMNGTYKHLFDIQFSDKTNENPTS from the coding sequence ATGAATATATACCTGAGACTCCTGAAATATCTCGCGCCGTCGAAAAGCCGGATCGTCATCGTTTTCTTTGTGAGCATCCTGACCTCCCTGTTCAGCGTCATCTCCATCTATTCGGTGCTTCCACTCCTGAACGCGGTCTTTTCTGGCAGCCAACCTCAGCAAACCTCTACCAATGCGCCTGGTGTCAGGCTTCCGGACGTGCCGAAGTTGCAAAGCGCCAAAACAACGGCGATGCCGGTCAATACCGAGGTCGTGTTTCCCGACAATCTCACCGACACCAAAGCCCTCAAAACCTGGGCGACCGCAAAGTTTCAGCAACTCTTCGAAGCAGGCAGCCGCGAAGAGACACTCCTCAGAATATGCCTCTTCCTGATCGCTGCGTTCTTCCTGAAAAATCTGTTCTCTTACCTGAATGGCCAGCTCATTTTTCGCATCCAGACCCGAACAGCCAAGAACCTACGGGACGATGTCTTTGGCAGCATCGTTGAAATGCAGATCGATTACTTCAATCAGAACCGGGTCGGGACACTGATGAATTACGTTCATAACGAGGTCAGCTCGGTGAACGCCATGATCAGTTCGACCTTCGTCAACCTGCTCCAGAACCCTTTTTCGATGCTTGTTTATGTCGTGGTGCTGCTGGTGCTCAGCTGGAAACTGACCCTGTTCGCCATTGTCACTTCGCTGCTCATCTTCGGCATTATGCGCGCTATCGGCATACGGATCAAATCGATGGCCCGACGCCTCAGAGACGTGATGGGCAACATGAATTCTGTGTTGCAAGAGAAATTCAGCGGCATCAAGGTGATCAAATCGAGCGCATTCGAGGATGTCGAGCTGAGCCGCTTCAAACAGTTTACCCGCGACTACCGCAAGCTCGATATCCGCATCAACCGGCTGAAAAACATCATCGGCCCGCTGAATGAAACGCTCTTGATCGCAGCGGTCGCCATGGTGCTCTGGTACGGCGGATTGCAGGTGTTCGCCGGCAAAATGACCTCCACCGAACTGCTGCTTTTCGCTTTTACGCTTTACTCGATCATGGGGCCGTTCAAGACCTTCAGCTCCATGAGCACCCAGATACACATTGGCATGGCTTCGGCTGAAAAGCTTTTCGAACTGCTCGATACCCGGCCAGATATCATCAATGGAACAAGAAATATCGATGGCTTCTCGCACTCCATCCGCTTCGAGGAGGTCAGCTTCCGGTACCGGAAAGAACCGGAGGCGCCATTCGTGCTCGACAAGGTGAGCTTTGAAATCCGGAAAGGCGAAATGGTCGCGCTGGTCGGCCAGTCCGGCTCTGGCAAATCGACCGCAGTCGATCTCCTGCTGCGCTTTTATGATGTAGAATCGGGCCGAATCACCATCGACGGCATTGACATTCGGGAGTATGACTACAAACAGCTCCGCCAGATAATTGGCGTGGTGAGTCAGGAGGTGATCCTGTTCAACGACAGCATCGAACAAAACATCGCTTACGGCATCCGTAACGGTATCGACCATGAACGGATCGAACGCGCGGCCCGTCTGGCCAACGCTCACAACTTCATCATGGACAAACCCGAAGGGTACAAAACGCAAGTCGGCGATCGCGGCATCCAGCTCTCGGGTGGCCAGCGTCAACGCCTGGCCATTGCGCGGGCGATGGTCAGAAATCCTGAACTTCTGATCTTCGATGAAGCCACCAGCGCCCTCGACAACGAATCGGAAAAAGTGGTGCAGGATGCCATCAACCACGCCATGGAGAATCGTACCGCGCTGGTCGTCGCGCACCGGCTATCAACCGTCAGGAACGCTGACCGTATCATAGTCATGGAACGCGGTCGCGTTATCGAATCCGGAAGTCACAAAGAGCTTCTCGAAATGAACGGAACATACAAACACCTCTTCGACATTCAGTTCTCTGACAAGACGAACGAAAATCCCACCTCCTGA
- a CDS encoding glycosyltransferase family 2 protein, protein MEQALRNVLDFCDEIIVTDNESSDNTYEIVSALASNNPKIRLSRISHPRESHDAIAPYAGTNTWIFAVDGDEIYDPEGLKKMKRLLTEGRFSNTWSVFGNVLHCTKIDIPNKKAKGYLTPPARSMTKLYNFSLIESWTGCPERLHSGVLKFKSETKNHLHKHELYREFNWNDSCFRCLHAVFVPRSSSTRGPAQKNKLNPSEVMSIRSAFEKRSYAKFISRFLRYNFGTDWKKKITAKALSQKKRSHHFSEHQIRILPRNPAYPQARHR, encoded by the coding sequence ATCGAACAGGCGCTCCGCAATGTACTCGACTTCTGTGATGAAATCATCGTAACCGACAACGAATCGAGCGATAATACCTATGAAATCGTCAGCGCCCTTGCATCGAATAACCCAAAAATACGCCTTTCCAGAATATCTCATCCACGGGAATCGCATGATGCAATCGCACCTTATGCAGGAACAAACACCTGGATATTTGCTGTGGACGGAGATGAAATTTATGACCCAGAGGGTCTGAAAAAAATGAAGCGGCTCTTGACTGAAGGGCGCTTCAGCAATACATGGTCTGTTTTTGGCAACGTACTGCACTGTACCAAAATTGACATTCCGAACAAAAAAGCGAAAGGTTACCTGACCCCACCAGCCCGCTCCATGACCAAACTGTACAATTTTTCGCTCATCGAGAGCTGGACCGGTTGCCCGGAAAGACTGCACTCCGGAGTGCTTAAATTCAAAAGCGAAACAAAAAATCATCTACATAAACACGAACTTTATCGAGAATTCAACTGGAATGACTCCTGTTTCCGCTGTCTCCATGCGGTATTCGTACCGAGAAGCAGCTCAACCAGAGGGCCTGCTCAAAAAAACAAACTCAATCCATCTGAAGTCATGTCAATCAGATCGGCATTCGAAAAGCGCTCTTATGCAAAGTTTATTTCCCGGTTCCTGAGATATAACTTCGGAACTGACTGGAAGAAAAAAATTACTGCAAAGGCCCTCTCACAGAAAAAGAGGTCTCACCATTTTTCTGAACACCAAATCCGAATTTTGCCCCGCAACCCGGCATATCCTCAAGCGCGACATCGCTGA
- a CDS encoding ISL3 family transposase, whose protein sequence is MPSLIAHYQQLLGLPETWKVSDVRLSMSGPRIEIHLEYIGPKVECPECGKAGRIYDLAPEQRWRHLDTMEYETHLIARVPRCECKEHRIKTIQVPWATRYSRYTLKFEALAVELLQECSSIQSASRLLRLNWHATNEIMNRAVKRGLSRRNKEAIAHLGLDEKSFRAGHQYVTILNDLKGGRVLEVVQSRTTDGAEALLLSFEASQRQGVKSISMDMWKPFAIAAKKHLPQADIVHDRFHISKYLNEAVDTVRRQESRQLHHAGDRTLIGSKFTWLRNPENMTESQRTSFDQLMACELKTGKAWSMKNMFREFWRLGCRESASFFFDYWSERVDQLALKPMIKVKELLKRHLDNILNYFEHEMTNAVSEGLNSKIQLYKASARGFHSFHSYRIRILFYCGKLNMAITG, encoded by the coding sequence ATGCCGAGCCTCATTGCCCATTACCAGCAGTTATTAGGATTACCAGAAACATGGAAGGTGTCGGATGTCCGGCTGTCGATGTCCGGCCCCCGGATAGAAATCCATCTGGAGTATATCGGACCCAAAGTCGAATGCCCTGAATGCGGCAAGGCCGGACGAATTTATGACCTGGCGCCAGAACAACGGTGGCGGCATCTGGATACCATGGAGTATGAGACGCATCTGATAGCCAGGGTGCCTCGGTGTGAGTGCAAAGAGCACAGGATCAAGACAATTCAAGTTCCGTGGGCAACGCGCTATTCGCGCTACACCCTGAAGTTTGAAGCGCTTGCTGTCGAGTTGCTTCAGGAGTGTTCAAGCATTCAGTCGGCATCGAGGCTCTTGCGATTGAACTGGCATGCAACCAACGAGATCATGAACCGTGCGGTTAAGCGAGGCCTGAGCCGCCGGAATAAGGAGGCGATTGCTCATCTTGGTCTTGATGAAAAGAGCTTCCGGGCAGGCCATCAGTATGTGACGATCCTGAACGACCTGAAAGGTGGCCGGGTACTTGAGGTGGTCCAGAGCCGAACGACCGATGGAGCAGAAGCGCTACTCCTCAGCTTTGAAGCATCGCAACGCCAGGGTGTGAAATCGATCTCGATGGATATGTGGAAACCCTTCGCGATTGCTGCCAAAAAGCATCTGCCGCAGGCCGATATTGTGCATGACCGTTTCCATATCAGCAAATATCTGAACGAGGCGGTCGACACGGTTCGTCGCCAAGAGTCCCGTCAACTTCATCATGCAGGGGACAGGACTCTGATTGGCTCGAAATTCACCTGGCTGCGCAATCCGGAGAACATGACGGAAAGCCAGCGGACAAGCTTTGATCAATTGATGGCCTGTGAGCTGAAAACCGGAAAAGCCTGGTCGATGAAGAACATGTTTCGGGAGTTCTGGCGGCTGGGTTGTCGAGAGAGTGCAAGCTTCTTTTTCGATTACTGGTCTGAACGCGTTGACCAGTTAGCGTTGAAACCCATGATCAAGGTCAAAGAGCTGCTGAAGCGGCATCTCGACAACATCCTGAACTATTTCGAGCACGAAATGACCAACGCAGTTTCCGAAGGTCTGAACAGCAAGATCCAGTTGTACAAAGCATCGGCTCGTGGGTTCCACAGCTTTCACAGCTACCGCATAAGGATTTTGTTTTACTGTGGAAAGCTCAACATGGCTATTACCGGTTGA
- a CDS encoding glycosyltransferase family 4 protein, translated as MHLVLFFTHDTSLRAWERSGMLEREVALYRKYVEKGVRVSFITYGRRDKKLYSEKLRGIEILCNEFRLPLGLYTRMIQFLHGKVLRQSSVIKSNQTPGALTALAAARRFNKPMLARCGYMHSEFIANQHGADSSQARQALDDERKLFGEADAIEVTTPMMRDSIIKRIPGSTAKITVTPNYVDTETFSPRAADKEIDLLFIGRLNPQKNLESLLEALRGLKLKTVIIGSGPLENELKEKARALDLDIDWKGNRPNTELPGYLNRSKMFILPSHYEGHPKTLIEAMAAGLPVIGSNVPGIREVIAHSENGWLCEPNAEDIHSAIESIAADSGKREQLGNNARSFVLQHYALDNIVAMEEQILINLINTAHSSKASKLI; from the coding sequence ATGCACCTCGTCCTCTTCTTCACTCACGATACATCGCTCCGAGCCTGGGAGCGGAGCGGGATGCTCGAACGCGAGGTGGCGCTGTACCGTAAGTACGTCGAAAAAGGCGTGCGGGTGTCGTTCATCACCTACGGGCGCCGGGATAAAAAACTCTACTCGGAAAAACTGAGAGGCATCGAAATCCTCTGCAACGAGTTCAGGTTGCCGCTTGGCCTCTACACCCGAATGATCCAGTTCCTGCACGGCAAGGTTTTGCGGCAGAGCAGCGTCATCAAGTCCAACCAGACCCCCGGAGCCTTGACGGCGCTCGCGGCGGCGCGGCGTTTCAACAAGCCCATGCTCGCCCGCTGCGGCTACATGCACTCGGAGTTCATCGCCAACCAGCACGGAGCGGACTCTTCGCAAGCGCGGCAGGCGCTCGACGATGAGCGGAAGCTTTTCGGCGAGGCAGACGCCATCGAAGTGACGACGCCGATGATGCGCGACAGCATCATCAAACGCATCCCCGGCAGCACGGCGAAGATCACCGTCACGCCGAACTATGTCGATACCGAGACCTTTTCGCCGCGAGCTGCGGATAAAGAGATCGACCTGCTCTTCATCGGCAGACTCAACCCGCAAAAAAATCTGGAGTCGCTCCTCGAAGCGCTGCGCGGACTGAAGCTGAAAACAGTCATCATCGGCAGCGGCCCGCTCGAAAACGAGCTGAAGGAGAAAGCTCGCGCCCTCGATCTCGACATCGACTGGAAGGGGAACCGGCCCAACACCGAGCTGCCGGGATACCTGAACCGGTCGAAAATGTTCATCCTGCCCTCCCATTACGAAGGTCATCCGAAAACCCTCATCGAAGCGATGGCCGCAGGCTTGCCGGTCATCGGCTCGAATGTGCCCGGTATCCGCGAGGTCATCGCCCATAGCGAAAACGGCTGGCTGTGCGAACCGAACGCTGAAGATATACACTCTGCAATCGAGTCGATTGCAGCCGATTCCGGAAAAAGAGAACAGCTCGGAAATAATGCAAGAAGTTTCGTTTTGCAGCACTACGCTCTCGACAACATCGTAGCTATGGAAGAACAGATTCTCATCAACCTGATCAATACCGCTCACTCAAGCAAAGCATCGAAGCTCATATAA
- a CDS encoding IS5 family transposase: MKNINPLGFFDEHFLLERLTKLKDPLVKLETHIDWALFQPVLEIAFSKPANKSKMGRPPFDRTMMFKILILQSLYSLSDDQMEYQITDRLSFKRFLGLKSSDKVPDAKTIWHFRETLIREGLIEALFARFNQALDDQCIFANTGQIVDASFVEVPRQRNSRDENQQIKQGQTPEAWKANPNKLHQKDRDARWAKKNKMNFYGYKNHIKVDKGTKLISDYTVTDASVHDSQELETLLDQTDAGQPLYADAAYIGQEASIEQCGMTNNVHEKANKHHKLTETQKASNQEKTRHRARVEHIFGFLTNSMKAMYIRTIGYDRATAKIGLANLTYNMMRCVQLNKKVYNVFLWG; this comes from the coding sequence ATGAAGAACATCAATCCTCTGGGTTTTTTCGACGAGCATTTTCTCTTGGAACGCCTGACCAAGCTGAAAGATCCGCTGGTAAAGCTTGAAACACATATCGACTGGGCTCTCTTTCAGCCTGTCCTTGAGATCGCGTTCTCCAAGCCGGCCAACAAAAGCAAGATGGGACGTCCCCCGTTTGATCGCACCATGATGTTCAAGATTCTCATTCTGCAAAGCCTCTACAGCCTTTCGGACGACCAGATGGAGTACCAGATTACCGATCGTTTGAGTTTCAAGCGCTTTCTCGGGCTGAAATCGAGTGACAAGGTTCCCGATGCCAAAACCATCTGGCATTTCCGTGAAACCCTGATCCGGGAAGGGCTCATCGAGGCACTGTTTGCACGCTTCAATCAAGCCCTTGACGACCAGTGCATCTTTGCAAACACGGGTCAGATTGTTGATGCCAGTTTCGTTGAAGTACCCCGTCAGCGCAACAGTCGTGATGAAAACCAGCAGATCAAGCAGGGCCAGACCCCTGAGGCTTGGAAAGCTAATCCCAACAAGCTTCATCAAAAAGACCGTGACGCCCGTTGGGCCAAGAAAAACAAGATGAACTTCTACGGCTACAAGAACCATATCAAGGTTGATAAAGGAACCAAGCTTATCAGCGACTACACGGTAACCGATGCGTCAGTCCATGACTCCCAGGAACTCGAGACGCTTCTCGATCAAACTGATGCTGGACAGCCGCTGTACGCTGACGCAGCCTATATCGGCCAGGAAGCAAGCATCGAACAGTGCGGCATGACCAATAACGTCCATGAGAAAGCCAACAAACACCATAAGCTTACCGAGACCCAGAAAGCCTCAAATCAAGAAAAAACTCGTCATCGTGCCCGAGTGGAGCATATCTTCGGTTTTCTGACCAATTCGATGAAAGCCATGTACATCAGAACCATCGGCTACGATAGGGCAACGGCAAAGATTGGCTTGGCCAATCTGACCTACAACATGATGCGTTGTGTGCAGCTCAACAAAAAGGTTTACAACGTGTTTCTCTGGGGATAA
- a CDS encoding GT-D fold domain-containing glycosyltransferase: MQKIVKCNVSISRFGDGELMIALLERGISFQKKNRELSARLKQILYEKDSRLLVCMNNEFMRNNEIFWVLQYERSSKKYIRFETWRDPNDIGILSRKAEWAFYNECYRILFGKKKPSVFGDATLFMLGLYTEEYKKAQMERVFELFVTLFKKKRLLIAAPKTPLMAPSFRELEPKLLAAGASGITHIDMPEKDAYTYYQEIKSKILNSTNFDAVWIQAGPAASILAHDLATNHDILSYDIGSLNTTLRYIL, translated from the coding sequence TTGCAGAAGATCGTCAAATGCAATGTTTCAATATCAAGATTCGGAGACGGAGAACTCATGATAGCACTACTAGAAAGAGGAATTTCATTTCAGAAAAAAAACAGGGAACTGAGCGCCAGACTCAAACAGATTCTCTATGAAAAAGATTCGAGACTTTTGGTATGCATGAACAACGAATTCATGCGCAATAACGAGATTTTCTGGGTTCTACAATATGAACGTTCCAGTAAAAAATATATCAGATTCGAAACCTGGAGGGATCCAAACGACATTGGGATCCTTTCCAGAAAAGCCGAGTGGGCGTTTTACAATGAATGCTACAGAATTCTTTTCGGCAAAAAAAAGCCATCTGTTTTCGGTGACGCCACGCTTTTCATGCTCGGGCTTTATACTGAAGAGTACAAAAAAGCACAGATGGAAAGGGTTTTCGAGCTATTTGTAACGCTCTTCAAGAAAAAACGCCTGTTGATTGCCGCTCCAAAAACTCCGCTGATGGCACCCTCATTCCGAGAACTCGAACCAAAATTGCTTGCAGCCGGTGCATCAGGCATAACCCACATCGACATGCCCGAAAAAGATGCCTACACCTATTATCAGGAGATCAAATCAAAAATTCTGAACTCGACGAATTTTGATGCTGTCTGGATCCAGGCTGGGCCTGCAGCATCCATACTGGCTCATGATCTGGCTACTAATCATGACATACTTTCATATGACATTGGCTCACTCAATACCACACTGAGGTATATCCTTTAA
- a CDS encoding glycosyltransferase family 2 protein: MPQPAVTVLMPVHNGERYLKEAIESILAQNFVDFEFLVIDDGSTDRSHQIAGSYGDPRIVLVANAENRGTVHVLNQGIALASGRYIARMDADDISLPDRLERQVRFMDEHPEVGVSGTGMRLIKNGKLRNIRTHAASDPELKIQLLFSPCFFHPTVIIRAELAKAQPYPGNLVYTQDYNYWTKLAPLTSFANLREVLLHFREHEGQISARKADMQVSNSRTLRADYLKRLISVASDEQLAIHHAIAENRTDINLPDAESWLRHLMEINRQTGVFSNEEFEREMSRRWWHCCKNNRKHGKKVAELYASSPLCRYYRPDFSKYLKFKLRHLIPL, translated from the coding sequence ATGCCACAGCCCGCCGTCACCGTTCTCATGCCCGTGCACAACGGGGAGCGCTACCTGAAGGAGGCTATCGAGAGCATCCTCGCGCAGAACTTCGTGGATTTCGAGTTTCTCGTCATCGACGACGGCTCGACCGACCGGAGCCACCAGATCGCTGGATCGTACGGTGATCCGCGAATCGTGCTCGTGGCCAACGCGGAGAACAGAGGCACCGTGCACGTGCTCAACCAGGGAATCGCGCTCGCCAGTGGCCGGTACATTGCCCGCATGGACGCCGACGACATCAGCCTGCCGGATCGGCTCGAACGGCAGGTGCGGTTCATGGACGAGCACCCCGAAGTCGGCGTTTCGGGCACGGGGATGCGCCTCATCAAAAACGGCAAACTCAGGAACATCCGGACGCACGCGGCAAGCGACCCGGAGCTTAAAATCCAGCTCCTTTTCAGCCCCTGCTTCTTTCACCCGACGGTCATCATCCGCGCGGAGCTGGCCAAAGCGCAACCCTATCCCGGCAATCTCGTCTACACGCAGGACTACAACTACTGGACGAAACTCGCCCCCCTGACCAGCTTCGCCAATCTGCGCGAAGTGTTGCTCCATTTCCGCGAGCACGAGGGGCAGATAAGCGCCAGAAAAGCGGATATGCAGGTCTCGAACTCCAGAACATTGCGAGCGGATTATCTGAAGCGACTGATAAGCGTGGCATCTGACGAGCAGCTTGCGATTCACCACGCCATCGCGGAAAACCGCACGGATATTAATCTTCCCGATGCTGAAAGCTGGCTCCGTCATTTGATGGAAATCAACCGTCAAACAGGAGTGTTTTCCAATGAAGAGTTTGAACGTGAAATGAGCAGAAGATGGTGGCACTGCTGCAAAAATAACCGGAAGCACGGAAAAAAGGTAGCAGAACTGTATGCATCTTCTCCTCTTTGTCGCTATTACCGACCAGACTTTTCAAAGTACCTCAAGTTCAAACTGAGGCATCTTATCCCCTTGTAA
- a CDS encoding glycosyltransferase family 4 protein gives MKNKTFVILCSEYPPFMGGIALWAENLLKTLTANGYEAVVLTHLTRSHKKKGVRSTREVRYIAGHDWQKLHWLYRLPTLLKYMATRKELIVVAATWDDLQVIHHLKPLFRFRIYCASHGTDVTKHVFPRKRKVLEKINRIYRSVDLFMPVSKSLDLIARSMYPALRCPTLVLDCNVLTDVFTPERDPEKKKALRKQFGIAPECKLLVTVGRMMAVKGFRHVIMAVAALRDRYPDLACMIVSRRDEPESLRLDALVKELNLEDRILFQPPVDNRELPKILQASDIFVLTSEPVYCPFYQEEGLPRVIPEASACEIPVIASTTGGLPEGVRDGETGFVVPNGDQEALKRSICTLLDDPEKAREMGRKGREFVLEQFSGTSMTTRILSMAEQEQ, from the coding sequence ATGAAGAACAAAACATTCGTCATACTCTGCTCGGAATATCCACCATTCATGGGCGGCATCGCGCTCTGGGCGGAGAACCTGCTGAAAACGCTGACCGCAAACGGTTACGAAGCCGTCGTGCTGACGCATCTGACCCGGAGCCACAAGAAAAAGGGGGTTCGTTCGACGCGAGAGGTGCGCTACATCGCCGGACACGACTGGCAGAAGCTCCACTGGCTCTACCGCTTGCCGACGCTGCTTAAATACATGGCGACCCGCAAGGAGCTGATTGTCGTCGCCGCGACCTGGGACGACCTGCAAGTGATCCACCACCTCAAGCCGCTCTTCCGCTTCAGGATTTATTGCGCCTCGCACGGCACGGACGTCACCAAACACGTCTTTCCGAGAAAGCGCAAGGTGCTCGAAAAAATCAACCGGATTTACCGCTCGGTCGATCTCTTCATGCCGGTCAGCAAGTCGCTCGACCTCATCGCCCGCTCGATGTACCCGGCGCTGCGCTGCCCAACCCTCGTGCTCGACTGCAATGTGCTGACGGACGTATTCACGCCGGAGCGCGACCCGGAAAAGAAAAAAGCGCTGCGCAAGCAGTTCGGCATCGCGCCGGAGTGCAAGCTGCTCGTCACCGTGGGCCGGATGATGGCCGTCAAGGGGTTCCGTCATGTCATCATGGCCGTGGCCGCCCTGCGAGATCGCTATCCCGATCTCGCCTGCATGATCGTCTCCAGGCGGGATGAACCGGAATCCCTGCGGCTCGACGCGCTTGTCAAGGAGCTGAATCTCGAAGATCGCATCCTCTTCCAGCCGCCGGTCGATAACCGCGAACTGCCGAAAATCCTGCAAGCTTCGGACATATTCGTGCTCACCTCCGAGCCGGTTTACTGCCCGTTCTATCAGGAGGAGGGGTTGCCGAGGGTGATCCCCGAGGCGAGCGCCTGCGAAATTCCGGTCATCGCCAGCACCACGGGCGGCCTGCCGGAAGGGGTGCGTGACGGGGAAACGGGATTCGTCGTGCCGAACGGCGACCAGGAGGCGTTGAAGCGAAGCATCTGCACCTTGCTCGACGATCCAGAGAAGGCGCGCGAAATGGGCCGGAAAGGCCGCGAGTTCGTGCTCGAACAGTTCTCCGGCACGAGCATGACCACCCGGATTCTCAGCATGGCCGAACAGGAGCAGTGA
- a CDS encoding glycosyltransferase family 9 protein, with protein sequence MKPRKKKKRQFRQLFARSLQRLAPARSGSAEFSGPLRSVAILAQEKLGDCVLLTPLVRNLRQAFPDLEIHLIAFSRASASFFMNDPQLTAVHLVKKQPRRYFREVLWRKFDLLFNTKDHPSTHFLLQSVLIRARFKVGHKNPFHEGLYDRLLDLEFHSHMAAKNCALLPLLGVTADAEACRPSLPAMPVSEELTAFLGEIGASAPIGVNLSAGQPNRLWTEAKWQALLERFPGERFVVLSGPEDVDAKRRLETRCRNVIASPPTRNLYEASRIVSKLRLLVTPDTSMVHVASATGTPVAGLYREAPQDISRFGPYAIPFEIVISPTGEVSGIEPGEVASAVRRLMGRAIGKEA encoded by the coding sequence ATGAAGCCCCGAAAAAAGAAGAAGCGGCAGTTCCGCCAGCTTTTCGCCCGCTCGCTGCAACGCCTCGCGCCTGCCCGAAGCGGCAGCGCTGAATTCAGCGGGCCGTTGCGCTCCGTCGCCATCCTCGCGCAGGAGAAGCTCGGCGACTGCGTGCTGCTCACGCCGCTGGTCAGGAATCTGCGGCAGGCGTTTCCCGATCTCGAAATTCACCTCATCGCCTTCAGCCGCGCCTCGGCGAGCTTCTTCATGAACGACCCGCAGCTCACGGCGGTGCATCTCGTCAAGAAACAGCCCCGGCGCTATTTCCGGGAGGTGCTTTGGCGGAAGTTCGACCTGCTCTTCAACACCAAGGATCACCCCTCGACGCACTTCCTGCTCCAGTCGGTGCTCATCCGCGCCCGCTTCAAGGTGGGGCACAAAAACCCGTTCCACGAGGGCCTTTACGACCGACTCCTCGACCTTGAGTTCCACAGCCACATGGCGGCGAAGAACTGCGCCCTCCTGCCGCTGCTCGGCGTCACGGCAGATGCGGAGGCGTGTCGCCCGTCGCTTCCCGCCATGCCGGTTTCGGAGGAGCTGACGGCGTTTCTGGGCGAGATCGGGGCGAGCGCGCCCATCGGCGTCAACCTCAGCGCGGGCCAGCCGAACCGGCTCTGGACGGAGGCGAAGTGGCAGGCGCTGCTCGAACGCTTCCCCGGCGAGCGCTTCGTAGTGCTCTCCGGCCCGGAAGATGTGGACGCCAAACGCCGCCTCGAAACGCGCTGCCGGAACGTCATCGCCTCGCCGCCGACCCGGAATCTCTACGAAGCGAGCCGAATCGTCTCGAAGCTGCGGCTGCTGGTGACACCCGATACCTCGATGGTGCACGTCGCCTCGGCAACCGGTACGCCGGTCGCAGGGCTGTACCGCGAAGCGCCGCAGGACATTTCGCGTTTCGGCCCCTACGCCATTCCGTTCGAGATCGTCATCTCGCCGACCGGCGAAGTGAGCGGCATCGAGCCGGGCGAAGTCGCCAGCGCCGTGCGGCGGCTCATGGGCCGCGCCATTGGGAAAGAAGCGTGA